ACAATGTAGCAACTAGCAAGAGTACGACAACCGATCATATGTAAAGTTTGCTTACCGTTAAAGTTTTTAAATCTTTTACATATTTCATATTTGCCTCATATCGTTACATATATTACGGAATAAGTATGATTTTACAGACTCAACTCTCAAGCGTCAAAAGATCAAACACAAGGCAAGGGCATAAACACACACACGCACAACATATAAACAAAAGAAAGATTCAAGAAGCTTATTGAGCTTCTTGTATATATATAATCTCAGTTCAATGAGAGCAATGGTTCAAAGGACTCCTCCCAGTACTCGGTGGTTTAGGACTATTTCCAACGACTCGAGGACTCATTTGATCCAACCTGAGTTCACCCACTCGTGGACTAAACACTTGAGACAAACTCCTATTATTGACTGGAGTGGAATTCGAACTTGTGACCTTAGGACTACTCGTGTGTCTAAACTCTCCTCTGCTCCGTGTAATAACCTCATCAAGAATCTCTGAGTCTCCTGGATACGAAGTTGTCGATCCAATCTCCGTTTCCTGCTGAATATTAAGTATTAAAAAAAGAAGAAGAAGCTAAAGTAAGATAAAAACAGAGTTATTGGGGTTACCGCTGCGAGATTGAAGGGTAACGCTGGAGCTTCTTCATACTCTGCTGCGTCTAAGTCTTGAAGATGAGCTCCTTTGAAGAATCTAGGGAGGATATACTGTCGTACGGGAATCAAGAACATGATCATTAAAGGGAACATAACTCCTGCTATTGGAATCCATGTGAGGCCAAAGCAGACTAAGAGATAAATCGTCTGGAAAATAGTGAACGTTGCAATTGTCTTGAAAGGAACGGTTTCAACGAATGTTGCGTGGTAATCTTCAAGAACCCTGCAAAAAATAGAAACCAATGAGCCACAAAAAGAGAGAGAGGCCTTGAATGAGATTAAAAAAAAAAGTGGAGGTTTAGTTTACTTGAAGCGACGACTTGGGGCTGTGAATAGAAGCAAGATTCTCTCCCAGAACTGGTTTCCAGGTAAGCTTTCGATGGCCATGAAGGCAAAATAACCCCAAAGGACTGATGTTGGAATCATTTTAAGGATAGGCATAGCAGCAACGCATCCTCCTACCATTGTGGACTGAAGGAAGTTGCTTACCCTCTGTTCTTTGACTTCCACTGGTAACAAATCATCAATTTCTTTCTCTATATCGAATAGAGTTTCATCAACCGGAGCACTGAGGTTTCCGGTTAATGTAGTTGCTTGAATTGTTGATTCTTTCAGTTCTTTTAGACCCTGCAAATGGAAAGAAGCTATTCTTACTTCTGTCTTCTATTGAGAAAAAAAAGGGATAAACTCTCTTACTTGAGGCTGCTGGTAGACTAATGGTGTCTGCATGTGGTGATAAGCTTCTTGCATATTGTTATAGAGTTGTCCCAAACTCGCATTCGTTTTGATGCTTCTTCGTGCTGTTGCAACCAGTCTGTTACGGAGCAACTGCAAAGATAGCGACAAGGTTGATCTCAGAACTCAGGAAAATCTTGCGGAAATAAGACTGTGGTGAGCTATCGTTACCTGATATTTAAGAGTGGCTAAGCTCTTGGTATGCATTGGAGATTGAGGAATGACACCATTTGATGGAGGGATTCCGAGTAAACCACACATTAATGTCTGCATTGATTATGACCAGTAAGCCCCAAGAGAAAAATATTGAGATATGCAAGTCTTTTCTTGTCCAAATCCTTACCAGGAACCCAAGAAGAAGCAAGTCGTAGTGGTAAGAAGAGGGTTTCCTCAAATTGAATTCTTTCTGCTGCGCAAGCTGTGAAGCTACGCTATGATCGAAGTAGTAAAGCACAGCAATCATTGACGCTGGAATGAACGCTCCAATTATGTGGACGATTGGAACATCAAGCATCTCCTGAAAAATGTTCAAGTCATTAGGAATTATAAGTCTTAACTCTTAGTTGAGCGTGAAGGTAAAAGAACAAAACCTTAACTACGGTCCAATTTCCATAAGCACCAGGGGACCAAGGGTTTGGGCTAAAAAGTCGCCGGGGGATTCCTTTTGGAACATCTCCTGCTGGAATGTAGGAGACACCGGTCCACACTAGCACCATGAGTGGTACTCCATAGTCAGCTATTAAGCTTCTGAGCCAGCCTGCTCAAGATAAGCAAAAATGTAGTCAGTTAGATGTTTCATCTGAATACTAAAGAATCTTAGCTCATGAGAGATAGTCACATACCAGATCCGTAGCGCCAAGATCTGGCTTTTCTGCTTCTAAGTCCAGTAAGAAGAAGGCCAAAGGAGAGAACCAGAGCGAACATCCCATTAGCAAACCTCCAGGAAGGTAAGAACTCCTTCAGTTTCTGATTTTCCCGGTCAGGAATGCGAAATTCATCCACTAGCCCCTAGGATCAATCAAATCATGCATTAGAGATGACAATTAGAAAACTAACATTATGGAAAGGTTACTACTTTGATGGCTTGTTGCATGAAGAGCATAGCAATAAGGAGTCCAAACAGTTCTCCAGCTACACGGGTGAACCTATTGATGATGGAACAAGCTCCACATATAGCCATCACAAACAGCATCAAAGCAGTCCAAACACAAACCCTACACATTCAAAGAGTGTTGTCAACACCTGATTGCTATTTTAAGCAAATCAGAAAGAAAGAAAAAAGAACGTACCATCCAGACCAAGCCAAGAAGAGGTTACGTCCAAGTTCAGGTCTGGCCTTTGCAAAGTTAAACATGAAAGTATACATGATGACAGTTGGCTCAGCAACGCCGAGAATAAGCAGTGGCTGACCTCCGATAATGGAGTGAATGATGCCGCAAATGGCGGTGGATGCTAAGGTCTGAACAGCCGTGAGAACTCCATCTGCGAGATTTTAAAATCCAAATTTCAAATCTTTTGATAAAAAATGGAAATTGAGAAAAGGTGGAAACTTTACCGGTGCTTCTTTCGAGTTGTTCACCGAAGGAGATGACAGGAATCGCAGAGGCGAAGAATATGTAAGTGGTGGGAGCCAGAATCCTACTCAATTAGAAGATGAAGATGAAATCAATATTCATTCAGCTGGGGCATGGAATATTCGTTGGTAATTAATAATACCTGAATCCAGCCTTGAATCCTCCGGCCCAGTCCTGCTTGTAGCACATGACTCTGCCTTTGAGATCATTCTTGATTCCTTCAAACGGCACGAAAGTCTCTTCCATAGCTTCGTTGAGTCAATTCGTCAAACACTTGGAGTTCCTCTTCTCTCTCCGAGAACGGAGGTTAAAAGATCTGAGCTCAAACCCGTTTTAAGGGGGGGAATAAACTCATAAAACTACTTCAAACCCATTTCGAAGAACATCTCTCTCAACTCGAGCTTAGTGAAGATCAGGAGTAAGGAGGATTGTGAGAAGAAGAAGATTGAATCTCAATGAAGAAACTGGGAAACGATACATGGAACCAGTTTACATGTTATCGAGAGAAATCAATAAAAGAAAGAAGTGTTTTTTTTTTTTTTATTTGGATGAGAAGAAAGTGGTAAGTCGTTGTTGAAATTACATGAAGCTTGCAATGTATACTGCGTGTGTGTTATGTCTGACGGTGGCAACTAACAAGGAAGAAGAAGCCGAAGGGGTCCCTATTTATACTAGCTACTCAAAGTAAAATACATGAAAACTCAGAAAAATAATAATCATAATAGATGATGTTTTAGAAGATTTTTGTTGTTTCGAAATTTTTGTTGTTTTAAAATATACGATGTTTTGATATTTTTATATTATTTTTAACTTTATTGAAAACTGTGTAACCAATTAGATGTTGGAGTCATTTCTGTAATTAGTTGAATGATTTTTAAATTATACTCCATTTGTTTCTAAATATAAAATGCTTAGTTAAAAACACACATATTAAGAAAAATTATTTTTTGTCTAGAAAATATCATTAAAAAATTTAATTAATATTAGTATTCAACCAATTACAAAATATATTATTAAATATGATTGATTACACAGTTTTTAATAAATTAAAAATTACATAGGAAAATGAAAATATCTTATATATTGGGACATCAATTTTTTACAGAACATCCTACATTTAGGAACATATGGAGTATTTTTTAACCCACTTTAAAGAAAAAAATTAAATTTCTTAATCTTTATACACTAAAAAATAACATCATATATTGTGAAACAGAGAGAGTAATTACTACTATATCTAAACAAAATATACCAACCAAAAATATACAAATAAAAATAAATAGAATATGATGGTTTAGGAGAGACGATCCAATTACCTGACTTTTGCGATTGGTGTAGTATTGATTCCTACAAATATACTACTACACTTCTTTAACTAGCTAGGGGAAACGAGTGATGATTGGTAAATTATCTGAGAGTTTCTATAGCTTACAAAGATCCACTCTATAGTCAAATAATTTAAATTGATAAGAACAACCTAGAAATATATAATTATGCTAAAGTTCAAAAATATATAATTGTGCTAGTTTCAGTTTTGTTGTTATATAACTGTGCTAATATATACTATGATGTTAAAATTAAGACACGGATACAATTTTGCAATACATGGATTACGTGAAAACCGGGAATGGTTTTTAGGAACTCGTGTATATTAAAATGGTTACGTTACAACTTGCACTTTCTTTAAATTGTTTTTTTTTTGGTACTCATGTTAAAAGTTTCTTAAAATTGTTAGAGACGAAGGTGAGTGATAGGGACGTTCGGATTCGGATCGGATATTTCAGATTTTCGGATATTTCGGTATATAGGTGTAGAATCCGTTCGGATATTTATGAACTTCGGATCGGATTCAGGTATTTTTAGTTCGGATTCGGTTATTTCAGATTGGGTTCGGATATTTAGATTTTGAAAGAAAAAAAAATTAAATTTTTTATTTCTCAAGTTTTTTTGTATTTAAAAATATAACTTTCACTTAACTAATTTTATGGTTAATAGATTTTGACATAACATTTTGAAACTAACAACACATT
The DNA window shown above is from Brassica oleracea var. oleracea cultivar TO1000 chromosome C3, BOL, whole genome shotgun sequence and carries:
- the LOC106335865 gene encoding boron transporter 1-like, with product MEETFVPFEGIKNDLKGRVMCYKQDWAGGFKAGFRILAPTTYIFFASAIPVISFGEQLERSTDGVLTAVQTLASTAICGIIHSIIGGQPLLILGVAEPTVIMYTFMFNFAKARPELGRNLFLAWSGWVCVWTALMLFVMAICGACSIINRFTRVAGELFGLLIAMLFMQQAIKGLVDEFRIPDRENQKLKEFLPSWRFANGMFALVLSFGLLLTGLRSRKARSWRYGSGWLRSLIADYGVPLMVLVWTGVSYIPAGDVPKGIPRRLFSPNPWSPGAYGNWTVVKEMLDVPIVHIIGAFIPASMIAVLYYFDHSVASQLAQQKEFNLRKPSSYHYDLLLLGFLTLMCGLLGIPPSNGVIPQSPMHTKSLATLKYQLLRNRLVATARRSIKTNASLGQLYNNMQEAYHHMQTPLVYQQPQGLKELKESTIQATTLTGNLSAPVDETLFDIEKEIDDLLPVEVKEQRVSNFLQSTMVGGCVAAMPILKMIPTSVLWGYFAFMAIESLPGNQFWERILLLFTAPSRRFKVLEDYHATFVETVPFKTIATFTIFQTIYLLVCFGLTWIPIAGVMFPLMIMFLIPVRQYILPRFFKGAHLQDLDAAEYEEAPALPFNLAAETEIGSTTSYPGDSEILDEVITRSRGEFRHTSSPKVTSSNSTPVNNRSLSQVFSPRVGELRLDQMSPRVVGNSPKPPSTGRSPLNHCSH